In the Danio rerio strain Tuebingen ecotype United States chromosome 8, GRCz12tu, whole genome shotgun sequence genome, one interval contains:
- the LOC137496359 gene encoding zinc finger protein 335-like isoform X2, with protein MTRDNQVTEIALSQDGQIQYVPITTEQQVVAPEDLEAVAHSAVTGIVRKPAFFTVSYCRCSNDPVYTEATPEQLEQLQEQGIQYDVITFIEE; from the exons ATGACCAGAGACAACCAGGTCACTGAG ATTGCTCTGTCTCAGGATGGACAGATTCAGTATGTCCCCATCACCACTGAACAGCAGGTTGTGGCCCCTGAAGATCTGGAAGCAGTCGCTCATTCAGCGGTCACTG gaattgtgaggaagccagcattttttacagtaag CTATTGCAGATGCAGCAATGACCCGGTTTACACTGAAGCCACACCTGAACAACTGGAACAACTGCAAGAGCAGGGCATCCAGTATGATGTCATCACTTTTATTGAGGAGTAG
- the LOC137496359 gene encoding uncharacterized protein isoform X1, whose product MTRDNQVTEIALSQDGQIQYVPITTEQQVVAPEDLEAVAHSAVTAIADAAMTRFTLKPHLNNWNNCKSRASSMMSSLLLRSRNTTHSLFINNINTHTHTHTRTDRRISEAHLSSK is encoded by the exons ATGACCAGAGACAACCAGGTCACTGAG ATTGCTCTGTCTCAGGATGGACAGATTCAGTATGTCCCCATCACCACTGAACAGCAGGTTGTGGCCCCTGAAGATCTGGAAGCAGTCGCTCATTCAGCGGTCACTG CTATTGCAGATGCAGCAATGACCCGGTTTACACTGAAGCCACACCTGAACAACTGGAACAACTGCAAGAGCAGGGCATCCAGTATGATGTCATCACTTTTATTGAGGAGTAGAAACACGACACACTcattatttattaacaacatcaacacacacacacacacacacacacggacagacAGAAGAATATCTGAAGCTCATCTCAGCTCCAAATGA
- the LOC137496359 gene encoding uncharacterized protein isoform X3 produces MTRDNQVTEMGDGQIPHIQYEHDGTFLQEQQIELLCLRMDRFSMSPSPLNSRLWPLKIWKQSLIQRSLLLQMQQ; encoded by the exons ATGACCAGAGACAACCAGGTCACTGAG ATGGGGGACGGGCAAATCCCTCACATTCAGTATGAACATGATGGGACGTTTCTACAGGAACAACAGATTGA ATTGCTCTGTCTCAGGATGGACAGATTCAGTATGTCCCCATCACCACTGAACAGCAGGTTGTGGCCCCTGAAGATCTGGAAGCAGTCGCTCATTCAGCGGTCACTG CTATTGCAGATGCAGCAATGA